In Arsenicicoccus sp. oral taxon 190, the following are encoded in one genomic region:
- the ribD gene encoding bifunctional diaminohydroxyphosphoribosylaminopyrimidine deaminase/5-amino-6-(5-phosphoribosylamino)uracil reductase RibD, with amino-acid sequence MSDDQHQRDLLLLRRTVALAVRGPAADPNPRVGCVVVDRHGEVAGEGWHRGSGTPHAELAALAAARAAGHDLAGGTAYVSLEPCNHTGRTGPCAEALVAAEIARVVYAMPDPDPIATGGADTLARAGITTELVPLAEATNLNDGFCHAVTHGRPLVTWKLAATLDGRSAAADGSSCWITGETARADVHRLRATAGAVVVGTGTVLRDDPRLTVRAADGSLAERQPLRVVVGEREIPADARVLDDGAPTLRIRHRDPALVLATLHEHRVRHVWLEGGPTVAAAWLRAGVVDRVIAYVAPALLGAGTPAVTDLGIATIEEARRLTTTDVAVLDGDVRITMSTAPGPRGR; translated from the coding sequence ATGTCCGACGACCAGCACCAGCGCGACCTGCTGCTGCTCCGACGCACCGTCGCGCTGGCCGTCCGCGGCCCGGCCGCCGACCCCAACCCGCGGGTCGGGTGCGTGGTCGTGGACCGCCACGGCGAGGTCGCGGGCGAGGGGTGGCACCGCGGCTCGGGGACGCCGCACGCCGAGCTGGCCGCCCTCGCGGCGGCGCGAGCCGCCGGGCACGACCTGGCGGGGGGCACGGCATACGTGTCCTTGGAGCCGTGCAACCACACCGGCCGGACCGGACCGTGCGCCGAGGCGCTCGTGGCGGCCGAGATCGCCCGGGTCGTCTACGCCATGCCCGACCCGGACCCCATCGCGACCGGCGGGGCGGACACCCTCGCCCGGGCGGGCATCACGACGGAGCTGGTGCCGCTGGCCGAGGCCACCAACCTCAACGACGGCTTCTGCCACGCGGTGACCCACGGGCGCCCCCTCGTGACGTGGAAGCTCGCAGCCACCCTGGACGGACGCTCGGCCGCCGCCGACGGCTCCAGCTGCTGGATCACCGGGGAGACCGCCCGCGCCGACGTGCACCGGCTGCGGGCCACCGCCGGTGCCGTCGTCGTCGGCACCGGCACGGTCCTGCGCGACGACCCGCGGCTCACGGTGCGGGCGGCGGACGGGTCCCTCGCCGAGCGCCAGCCGTTGCGCGTCGTCGTCGGTGAGCGCGAGATCCCCGCCGACGCAAGGGTGCTCGACGACGGTGCACCCACCCTGCGGATCCGGCACCGCGACCCTGCGCTGGTGCTCGCGACCCTGCACGAGCACCGGGTCCGCCACGTCTGGCTGGAGGGCGGCCCGACCGTCGCGGCCGCCTGGCTGCGCGCCGGCGTCGTCGACCGGGTGATCGCGTATGTCGCACCCGCCCTGCTCGGCGCCGGCACCCCCGCCGTCACCGACCTCGGCATCGCCACCATCGAGGAGGCGCGCCGCCTCACCACGACCGACGTCGCCGTCCTCGACGGGGACGTCCGCATCACCATGTCGACCGCCCCCGGACCGAGAGGACGCTGA